Sequence from the Neomonachus schauinslandi chromosome 9, ASM220157v2, whole genome shotgun sequence genome:
AACTGGATTACTTGAAAATATGTGTGGATTCAAAGCAGAAACAAATCTAAGAGATATGAAAAGTAAGGATAATCACAATTTTAGTAAAGTTTATGgttatcttaaagaaaatatattcatactAGCTGAGGACTAAAATCTCATACAACACAAATAAGAATTTGGGAGAACAAAGGACATGAGAACATGCTGAAGTATTTATTTtgttggaaaaggaagaaatgcagaTATGTGTAAAAAAGTCATCAATcaggggcacgtggctggctggGTCGGTGGAGTGAGCCACTCTTAGCTTCAGGaatgtgagttcgagccccacgctgggcacagagattacttgaaaataaaatttaaaaaaaaagtcatctgtaAATAAACATGAGAACAACTTTTAAGTTAGGGCAACtgccatgaaaacaaaacaaaatatatgatgTTCAAGCCAACAGAGGAAAACTAGATCTACCCAATGGAaagcagaaaacaagaaaaaggaggaacaaagaaaagcgatggaagataaaaatgaaatgcagggatgcctgagtggctcagtgggttaagcatctgcctttggctcaggttgtgatcctggggtcctgggatcgagccccacattgggctctgcaccgAGTGGAgagcctccctcttcctttccccctgcctgcccctccccctgcttgtgctctctttctctctctaaaaaataaattaaatatttttttattttttttaaagattttatttatttgtttgacagagatagcgagaacagtaacataagcagggggagtgggagagggagaagcaggcttcccgccgagcagggagcccgatgcggggctcggtcccaggaccccgggatcatgacctgagccgaaggcagacgcttagcgactgagccacccaggcgccccaaataaaatcctttaaaaaataagtgtacaATTAATCATTTAAGACAGACTCTTACATTGGAATAAAATAAGTGAACAACATGCTGTATAAAAAAAGTCATGAGGTTTTTTAAGACACAGTAAGGTTGAAACATAAAGGGCAGACAAGCCTTTACCAGGCAAATATGAACCAAACAAGAGCTCTAATACCATCTCAGTATACAACTAAGTACACCTTAAAGCAGAAAATAGCATAAAGGACAAAGAATGAAGTTGTGTACTGGTAAAAGGGACACtaggggcgcccagctggctcagtcgctGGAGCGTCTGACTCCTCATTTCTGCTCAGGACCCCCATTACGCTGTTGGGTCCCAATGAGCAGACCTGTTAGATACTTCTTCCGAGCAGCGGGTACTGGGAAGAGCCCCGGGGGAGGGCAACGCCAGGCCCCAGGATGTGACCTCGGGGGAGAATGCCTGCCGCTGCCAAGCTCCCCCCAGGGAGACAAGCCCCAGGCCCGTCCGGCCCCTGCTCCCGCTCACATCCTGGCATGGCAATCACAACCACTTCTGGCCCTCGACGATGCGGGCGGCCGGAAAACTAAACCGGAGGTGTTCGCACGCCACGTTCACCACCGCATTATCCACAACAGCCGACGGCCGGGAGAGGGACAGGGGATGTGGTCCGTCCGTAAGTGGAATCTCCCTCACTCTTAGTTTAGGGGGGAGTCCGGAGCCCTGCCACCGCCAAGGCTGAACCACGGGGGCGCCGAGCACGGAGTGACCTCAGCCACTCACAGGACGACACACACCATGTGACCCACTCATCGGACGTCCCTAGAGGAGTCCGTCCACACggataaaggggggggggggggccagggggggggggggggggctgcgtgTGGATGGGGCCAGAGTAGCAGTTGGGGAAGATGAGAAGGTTCCGGAGATAACACTAGacccatacacttaaaaatggtttagaCAGTAAATTTAATGTTAGCTTTTTaccaccaaaaattaaaaactgtccCCAAAAGGGGAGGGAACAAATCTTGGGTGTTATAAATAATAATCTGAGTAAACCGGACGGAAAAACAAGAGAGCCATCAGCTCACATGCCACACAACCAAGACAGCCACAGACCCGGGACCCCAAATCTACCAGAACCCACCCAGCCCCGCCTGCCCCCTACCGCCTCCTCGGTGACCCCCAGCACGTCTCACCCCTCCCTGACCCCTCTCGGAGCGCTGTGCAGCCCCACAAATACAGACCCTGTTTCCTCTGACCACCCCCTGGGGTCACTCGGTGCCCGTCCTCTAGGCCTCTGACCACCACCCTAACCCCGATGACACAGCCATGGCTGCCCTGTTTATGGGGTTTAGTCTCCGCACCCCAGGGCACTGGGTGAATCCTGGTTGATGGATGAGTGGGGAACGGCCAGCTCAGCcaagaaggggcagagaggggaggacGGTGGCCGGCTGCGCTCAGTAGCCAAGACCCTGTGGAGGACACAGGAGCGTGGGGACCCATGCAGGGCTGGGGGCCACAGCCGTGGGGCAGGAccagcagagggtgaggggatggCTGTGCACCAGGCCACCAGCTGTGTCCCTCGGGAACACCTACAGGTGTCCACCCGGAGGCGTCCTGACTGCCCAGGTCCAGCCAAGGTCGACCAACGGTGTGAGGAGGCCCTGAACTGAAGGGACAGGAAGCGAGCCAGTGGGTGGTGAGGTCAGGGCCAGAAGCACCCTGGAGCTGGCACGGGAAAGGTGGCCGTGGGTGCGGCCAGTGAAGTGGACGCACCTGTGTGCGGGGCTCGCCCGTGGGTCCTGCTGGCACTGTACTCAATAAAACACCCGTAGAGGCCAGCATGGGTACGGCAGACGCAGGCCCACGAAGCCCACGGGCCGTGCCACCGAGACCCCTCCCCGGCCTGTGTGGCTCCCGCTCTAAGGGTCTCCTTGTGGGTCACTGTCTGCGACCTGTCTGTCCTGCCTCCCACGTTCCGGGAGGCCTGGTCACCATGCCGCCCGCGGTCCACTCCTACCAGGCCGGCTGCTGTGCGGGCGGCAGTCTGCAGGTCACGGAGTGTTTCCCAGCGCTGGCtcaagccccccgcccccggcctgcGCCGGCCCTGCGCCCACCCAGCGGGTCCAGGTCACATGATCCCGATCCCGATCCCTCTTCTCTGGggtgcctgcctctgtctctgcacAAGTCTTCACAGGTCACGGGGGATTTCTACTCTGGCTCGTCTGTCCTTGTCTCTGCGGGGTCTTCTGAGAAGCAGGTCTCTGGTGTCCCTGCAGCTAATGGAGCGTGGTGTCCTTGCCTCCCGCGGCCGCGCTGTCCTTCACGTCTCCCTGGGGAGCCGGGGGCTCCCACTGTGCTGACCTCACAGAAGCCTGCCTGCCCAGAGCAGCCCGCTGCCCCTCGCTGACCCCactgtccccccaaccccactgccTCCCACTGAACCCCTCctgaccccccccgcccccccccgccccccccgccccccaccaccccccccgccccccctgaccctgctgccccctgctgcACCCCTCCTGACTCCTGCTGCCCCTCACTGCCCCCGCTGACCCTGCTGTCCCCGCTGCCCATCACTGACCCCactgtccccactgccccccgATGCACCCCTACTGTCCCTCACTGCCCCCACTGTCCCCCGCTGGCCAGGCCAGGCCGCAGCCTGCACCTGCGTCTGTTCCAGGGGCTGTCTCAGGCCAGTGGACCTGTCGCGTCAGCGTAGGGGAGACGGGGGAATGTCAGACGGCAGCCCGTGGGGGATGGACTCGCTGGTTCTGCCTCGCGCCTCCTGCCTGCCACTAAGCGTGTGCTAACTTACTGAGCCCTCGTGGCAGCTGCACAGGGCGCACCTGCTCCCCGGGCCACCGTGAGTGTGCCTGGCCTCCCCCCGGCCTGGGCCTCTTGGGGCCTGTCCCGCCCCGCGTATCCCAGAGTCCACACCAAAGTCACAGACACCGTAGGGTTTTGAGTGGCGTGTATTGGATCCACACATCAGCTTGACAAGGGCCAGTCCCGTGATCCTGAGCCTGCAAGTTCCCAAGGGCCAGTGGGTGTCCTGGCTCAACGGCGGTCCCCAGAAGGCAGGGGGCTCTGGGTGGACATGTTTCCCAGATGAGGAGGGTCCCATCGGTGGTTGGGACGGCTGAGGGCACGGCAGGCAGAGAGGGGCGGCTGCAGGGAGTCCAGAAGGGACTTCACACATTCGGAGGGCTGCAGGTGGAGGGTCGAGGCCCCGTGGGCCCCGGACCACAGCTGGAACCCTgaggaggagctgggaggggggctgTGGTTTGGAGGGAGAGACCCCAGCCCAGAGACTGTCCGGGGGCCAGGCCTGTGAGGAGGGGGTCAGGGATGCCCTCCTGACCAGTCCGTCTGGTCTGACCAGTGCAGAGGGAGCACTGGGGTGTCCCCACAAGGGacggggaggggctggggtggccgAGACCAGCCCAGTGCTCCTGGGTGTGAGCGGTCGCTGCAGCACACCCCTGGCCAGCCAGGAAAAGCCAACAAGAGAACGTTCTGCCGCGTGTCCTCGGGCCTGACCTGGCCGGCAGGAGGCAGCCAATAGGCCCCTGCACCCGCCCAGCAGCAGGCTGGGGTTCAACTGCCCTGGGCTAAGGGGAGCCTGGCGAGGGAGGCAGGATGAGGCTGTCTGTGCCTGCTGGGTGAGGGGTGCCGAGAGGCTGggccccctggggtggggggggcctgtTCCGGCAAGCGGGGGGCCACATCCCCCGGACACAGATGGCTCTTTGTCAGGGCCGAGCCCAGCTCCCCGAACAGTCTCATGCACAAAGCCCCCTCTGTCCACAGtggcctcccccccacccccagcaccgcCCCCAGGAAAGGAAcagcatcccccacccccaggctcccagCCAGCATCcctgcccaacacacacacacaccaggcacAGGCCCAAGGTGGGGCGTGCAAGGGGCCAGGACACAGTGTGTACGGGCATCCCGGGCTATCCCTTCCCCCGGGACCCTGAGGCCCCCCCATGCTGTAGGCCATGCCTGACCCCCCAGCATGGGGGcagccctggcccagcccagcTTTGGCCACCACTACCCAGGGTCCCGTTCCCCTGGGCCTGAGCACAGACCTGACCCTCCCCAGGCAGGAACCTGGAAGGGTGGCCGGGGGGCCACGGCAGAGCCTGACCCCGGCAGGGAAGCCTCCACAACTTATTTCTGCATACTCTCTTGATCCAGAACGCCCACAGACACCACATGGGCCTGTCGTGCCTGCCCCAGTGTGGCCAGCCAAGGCCCGGGCTGTGCCCAAAGGGGGGACAGCCAGGGCTCAGGGGGAGCACGCCACGGGATTGTGTCTGCATCATCCTGGGGCCACCCTGAAACCTGCCCCTCCGAAACTCAGCCAGGGCGTCAGGGCAGGTCCCCCTCGAGGAGGGCACACCCACGGGCCCTCAGCGACCAGGCGGCAGGATCCAGAGGAGGCCGGGCCGGGCTCCCGCCAGCCTGGTCAGCTCCTGCCGACACCGGGTCTGCAGCCGGCCCAGCACAGCCTCCAGGCAGGTTTCCCGGCTCCTCAGCGCCCCTATCAGCTCAGCAGCCCGCAAGCCTGGGCCCCCCGAGGCTCTGGCGTCTCTCTTCACCAGCCGGCAGGGCCcatggggctgggccagggcctCCCCTTGCTCGCAGGCCCGCTGAAGAGCGGCCAGCTCCCGTCCCACGGCCTCCCGTGAGGCCCGCTGCACAGCAGTCTGCTCcggcccccagcctccagcctgcaCGGGGGAGAAGGCAGCTCTGGAGCCTGCCCAGGACACCGGCTTCGCGCCCCCTCGGTCCAGCACCAGCCCCCAGCAGCGCCCTGAGAAGGGCTGACAGCCCAGATCCCGCTCCTCCCCGGGAAGGGGGCCGGCCCCAGTGCCAGCTCTCCGGCGCCGCCCTTCCAGCCTTCACATCACCCACCCCAGAGCCCTGAGCCAGCGGAGGGGCCCCGGGACAGGGCCAGCAGCCTGACCCCCCGAGGGCTGCAGCACTACGCAGCTGCAGGCCCCACCCGCTCACCCAGGTCACCAAGTCCCCCGGGGCCCGTTCAGAGCCGAGCAGACCCTCGAGCCACCCCCCAACACTACCCACCAGGCCAGGGTCAGCGTCAGCCTCGCACACCCACTGTCCTCTGCTGAATCGGCCTCCCGCCTTCTCAGTGCTCCCGGGACGGGGGAAGCAAGCAGCGGGGCTGACCCAAGGGGACACTGCCCGCAGAGGCCACTTCTGACCCTCCAGGCGGGCCCATCCCAGCTggcctgggggggcgggggactgAGAAGAGGCTGTGCCCCCAGGTGGTGGCCTGACCCTGGCCCTCGGTGGGCGCTGCCCCAAGGCCCTGTGCCGTGGCGGGTGGCCCGTGAGAAGCACCTACAAGCATCATGCACGCCCCAGCGGTCACcacagcagaggggaaggggctgctAGCAACACCCCCCTCCTCACAGCGTCCTGGAGACTTTAGGGTGAAACTGCCGCAAGTTCCTCAAGATGCTTCAGAAAACTGAAGGGACTGTGGCCGGAGCAGGGCAGCGTGGGCGGGGCTCGCGTGGGGACACCGGGGACTCCTCGTCACGCACCCTCCCGGGCCGCTGCAGTCACCCTCCCAGCCTTGGACTCAAGGTGCGTCCCACAAGGGGCTGCGTAAACGCACCCTATGTCAGCGCCCCAAGCCCTCACCCTGGCCTCCCAGGCCGCCCGCCGGGGCTCCGCTGCTCCCCGCAGCTCCTCATGCAGGGCCTGCAACTCCTGGGCCACCAGCTCCAACGCGCCAGCACCCCCCGTGGGGATCCTGGGCAGAAATGTGGGCTGTGAGGCCTCCAGGGGGCAGGCGCCCAGGACCGTGTCCTGCAGAGAGAGACCCAAGTAAGAGGCAGGCAGCGAGCCCGGGCCCCGTAAGCACAGGCCCGGGCCCAGTGGCACAGCCAGCGGGGACAGATGGCACAGAGGCCCGGGGACAGTGCCCACCCCCGTGCGGACAGCCACCCATCACGCCGGCAGGCCTGGAGCCAGGGCAGCATAAAGGCCAGACTTCTGGAAGGCTGGACCCCTCAGGGCAGGTGAGGGGCCAGACAGACATCTGGGAAGAGCCCTTGGCTCCGAGCCGGCAGGCCTGGGTCCTAACGCCAGCCGCACGGCTGGGTGTGCATGTGGCCTCCCCGTCTCCGGTCCTGTCTGGGAAGGAGGcagacacccccgccccccaggaagGCTGTGGTcaaggctgggagcagggagagagccGGTCACACCATCCACTTCCAGAAGACCAGCTCCTGCCGCCGCCACACCAGGGCGGCCTCCAGGCGCGCGTTCTCACTCTCCAGCCTCTGAAGCAGCTGCAAAGCAAACCATAAGCCGTGGCCAGGTCAGAAGCCCACTTGGGACCCCCAGCACCAGCAACGCAACCAGCATGCCCGCCAGTCCCTCCGGCCCGCCAGCCAGTCACGTCCGCCACCCACCTGAAGAGCCATCTCCCCACAGGCAGGACAGGGCAGCCCCACCTCCAGGCACCACCAGGCCGACCACACCCGCGACCCCACACCGGCCCCAAACGTGCGTTCCCACAGGGCCAGGAGCTGACGTGGAGCACCCTCGACTCAGGACCTCTGCCCCACAGGGACCCTCACTAACTGGGGGCTGCACCCAAGACGCGGGCAGAGGAGAAAGCCCCAGGATGGGGAGCCCCTCCTGTGGGACCTAAGAACCCCAAAGGGCCTGCACAGCCCCACACCTGCAGACCCCACACAGACACGGGGGCCCACAGACAGCCACGTGCTCCGGTTCCGGCTGTGGTAGCACCTGCCAGCCTCGGCCTCCAGAAGCGCCTGCCCAGCCTCGGCCTCCAGAAGCGCCTGCCCAGCCTCGGCCTCCAGAAGCGCCTGCCCAGCCTCGGCCTccagaagctgggggtgggggggaggggggaggcaggagtCCCACCACCAGAGGGCCCCTGATTGCTGCGGAGGTGCAGCGCAGGCcgcccccatctcccccaccccgcccctgccacCCCTACCAGGAAGCCACAGGCCTGCCCCTGCTCCTCTGTGAACGCAGCGGCCAACACACTGGCCAGGCCACAGGCTCTGCTCCTTCTAGGAGAGAGGTGCTGGGCTTCCTGGGGCCAGGACAAAGGGCCAGCTAAGAGCTCTGCCAAGCCACCACGCCCGAGGGCCGGTACACATGCCCTACACAACAGGCACGCATGGCCCGGGGTCCCTGCTGGCCAGGAAGGGGCCCCTGCTCCACAGCAAACAGACGGCCAGCCAGGCAGCCGGGAGCCTACTCGCTGCAGCTGGAACAGGGGCTCCGGGGTCAGGATGGAGGCTCGCCTGCAGACAGAACCACCGTGGGCCTAGGGGAGCACAGCCTGGGAGTGGGACATGGGGAGGGTGCAggtcacacacatacatgcacacagttCACGTGACTTCCAACAACAGTCCCCAGGTGCTCCCAGTTCCCCGGCTTCAGGCAAGACACAACAGGAAGAGGCAACAAGTCCCCTGTACCCCCCCACTTTCAGGCCCAGTGCTGGAGCCTCCTGAGGCAGCCAGCCCCCGGTCCACCCCACTGCCCTGTGGCCAGGCACAGGGAGGTGAGAAGGCTGCAGGTCCAGCCGGGAAGCAAGCACGCTCACTGCCCAGCTACTCCGCAGCACGCGTGGCCACGCACAGCAACCACAGATCACTCCGGAAGCTTCTGGGACCCATCCCAAGAGCACAGGCCCTTTGGGGACACTGGCCTAGGCTTCTGCCAGTCCCCCCCCAAGAAACCTTGGAAGGAAGCCAATCGTGACCCCCATCCACCTCGGGTCGTCGAGTCCCGTGGCACCAACACAGCCCCGCCTCGGACAGGAGGGGGAGCCACACGGGCCCCCACGCAACAGAGCCCGGGGACCCAGGCAACAGCTGGCTGGAACTGGTGCAGTTTCTGCTCTGCTCCAACCTGGGGGGGTAGGGGCGGCAGGAAGCCTGGGCCTCGCTGAGTCACCCGTAGAAGGGGACCTAGCCAAGGGCACCTCGGGTCGCCGAGATCCTGCCTTGACACTGCCAGGGACAAGTGCAGCCCTGCCTGAGCAGGGCCAGCCAGGTATTGGCCAGGGAAGCAGGCCTGGCAGGCACCCCCAGGTGGCTACCCCAACCCCACAAAAAGGAGCACATGACCCCAGAACTGGGATCTGCAGGACCTGGAAAGAGGGGCCACACCAGCCCTGAGCCTCAGCCCTCCTGCCTGGCCAAGTGCCCCCCAGGCTGGACAGAGCCCAGCCCTCAAGTGACAGCCAACCCTGGGCCTGTCCCAGGACACCCTGGCCATGCCAACCcaagggaaggaaacaatcatgACAGATTAGGGTCTCCTGAAAAGAAAGTCAGCAAAGTGTGGGGCACGCTAGGCCAGCCCTCCTCTTACCACCTCAATCACCAGATGACCCCTGCGTGGGCTCCAGGCACCAACACCATGAGCTTAAACCCTCAAGCAGTCTTCCTTAGTTCCAGAGGCTCCCCCCTCACCCAGCTGCCAGCCCAGCCTAGATACCTGTGCCCCTGGGGCCCTAACCATGCCCAGCCACGTGCACACACAGCAGCTGATCTGGATTCCTGCACCACTGGATGGTCTAGGGAGCTGGGGAAGGCCCTGAGGACATGCCTGTCCCCCACACCAGCAAGATGATAAGTTGGGCAATCATCCAGAGCTCAAAGCTGGTTGGCTGGGTCCTCCTTctcaggcccctccccacctcacgtCTCTGCAGTCCTACGCACCAATACACACCAGCCTCAGACAAGAGGGGGCCCCACACCAGCCCTCACCTGCCGGCCGCGCTCTGGGTCCCTGAACAGCTCCGTCTCAGCAACAGACAGGTGGCCAAGGCTGCGGTCACTGTGGCAGCCTTGGGTATAGGAGTGGATCTGAAACAGGCAGTGCAAACCCTAGGATGAGCAGGAAGGGGCACCTCTCCCAGCGCTGAGTGAAGTTTTTGGAGCCTGCCTTGTAGGCAAGGAAACGGGCCACACCTCACCAGGGTGCTCCAGGGCAGGCCAGGGTCAGGTTCAGGAGAGTAGTCAGTACTTCTGGGGCCCTCCAGCAGGCAGTCCCACTTACAACCTCCCCATCCCACGCAGTTCCCGGGGGTACGGTGGGATGGAAGGGGGCACCCGTGCTTCTCCCTAAGCTCACTGACTGCCAGGTCCACGTGGCAGGAGAAATAGCCTCTGGACGGGCTACGTGGTCCACTTCAGCCAATGGCGGGGACAGAGAGTGACTGTTTGGCTCTGGGGGGCAGGGAAGTCTTCCCGGCAAAATAAGACCTGAAGGCATCACGGAGGTTAACGAGTAGCCGTGTCCCAAGCAGGAGGAGCAAGTAGAGCCCAGGCCaagcaagagagacagaggttCCAAGAAGGGCTGAGGGTGCAAAAGGCCTTCTGTGGGGGTGCAATGGTGCACAGGTGCAGGGGTGCAGGGTGCAGGGTGCAGAGGTGCAGGGGTGCAGAGTGCAGAGGTGCAGGGGTGCAGGGTGCAGAGGTGCACAGGTGCAGGGTGCAGAGGTGCAGGAGTGCAGGGGTGCAGGGTGCAAAGGTGCAGATTGCAGAAGCGCAG
This genomic interval carries:
- the TEDC1 gene encoding tubulin epsilon and delta complex protein 1, whose product is MHPAPLYLCTLHLCTFAPLHPSTLHPIHSYTQGCHSDRSLGHLSVAETELFRDPERGRQLLQRLESENARLEAALVWRRQELVFWKWMDTVLGACPLEASQPTFLPRIPTGGAGALELVAQELQALHEELRGAAEPRRAAWEARAGGWGPEQTAVQRASREAVGRELAALQRACEQGEALAQPHGPCRLVKRDARASGGPGLRAAELIGALRSRETCLEAVLGRLQTRCRQELTRLAGARPGLLWILPPGR